TGTTTCCATTTAATCTAAGATTTCAAATAATTCATTCATACTTTTTTCAAGTGTTTTAGATTGTTTTTTCCAATCAGAAATCGCGTCGTTAACAGATAAAACAGGATTGCTCGTATCCACATTACTTAAAAACTGAGCAATGTTTAAACTTCCTTTATTTTCTAAAATGTCTTCAATAGAAACAATTTTAGCAAAGTCGTCTATGTTCTTAAATTCTTTATAAGCTTTGAAAATTCTATCAATATGTTTTTGTTCCAAAAACCCTATATTCTTTTCTTGTTTTACCTCTTTTAAAGCATTAATAATTAAAACCTTTCCTTGTTTCTCTTTGCTCTTATTGGTTTTAGTAATTAACAAACATGCTTCCATTGGCGAGTTGTAAAACAAATTAGGCCCTAAACCAATAACACATTCTACCAAATCTTCTTCAATCATTTTCTTTCGCATTTCAGCTTCACTATCACGAAATAAAATTCCGTGAGGCCATAACGAAATAGAACGTCCGTTTTTGGCATCTAAACTTTTTTGTATATGTTGCTGGAATGCATAATCTGCACAGCCTTGTGGTGGTGTTCCCCAAATATTACGTCCAAAAGGATCGTTTGTAAATGCTTTTTGGTCCCACGCTTTTATAGAGTATGGTGGGTTGGCAAGTATAACATTAAAGGTTTTTAGAGTATCATTTTCTAAAAAGGCAGGTTGTGCCAAGGTATCGCCACGTACTATGCTAAACTCTTCTATACCATGCATAAACATATTCATACGTGCTATGGCAGAAGTAATCAGGTTTATTTCTTGTCCGTATAATTTTAGCGTTCTGTATTCTTTCCCTTCATCACGTAAATGCAAGGCACAGTTTAATAGTAAACCACCAGAGCCACAGGTTGGGTCATACACAGATTCTCCCGGTTGTGGGTCCATAATCATGGTCATAAGTTTTACAACGGTACGGTTGGTGTAAAACTCTGCTGCTGTATGGCCAGAATCGTCTGCAAACTCTTTAATTAAATACTCGTAAGCGTTACCTAATTGGTCGTCTGGGACGTTTTCTAAATTAAGTTTGTGTTGCGAGTAGTGCTCTACTAGGTTGGTAAGTGTTTCATCACTTAACCTATTTTTATTGGTCCACGATGCATCACCAAAAATACCGTAAAGTGTTTCTGGATTTGCTTTTTCAATGTCACGCATAGCGTCTTGTATGGCAATACCAACATTTACAGTGGTTTCACGAACTTTGTTCCAATGGGCGTTTTCTGGCACTATAAAATGATGGTTTTCGGCAAAGGCTGCGTATTCTAAATCGCCATCACTTTCTTCGAGAGCTTTGGTAAATTCTTCATCGTACACATCGCAAATACGCTTAAAAAACAATAACGGAAATATATATTGTTTATAATCGCCTGCATCTATGGTACCACGTAAAGCGGTTGCTGCTCCCCATAGGTATTTTTCTAGGTTTTGTTGGGTCATGTTATGTTAATTCTTCTTCTACAATTTCAAATTCTGCTTCTACTTGATCTTGCTTTTTACTCACATTTAAAATTTGAAGTAATTTAGCTTTTAATGTTGCTCTGCGAGCTGTATAAAATTCTAGAAATTCGTTCATAGATAAGTCATTGTCCAAAGGAATAAAATGCATGTTTTTATAATTAATCAGTTCATCGTTTT
The sequence above is drawn from the Cellulophaga sp. Hel_I_12 genome and encodes:
- a CDS encoding class I SAM-dependent DNA methyltransferase; its protein translation is MTQQNLEKYLWGAATALRGTIDAGDYKQYIFPLLFFKRICDVYDEEFTKALEESDGDLEYAAFAENHHFIVPENAHWNKVRETTVNVGIAIQDAMRDIEKANPETLYGIFGDASWTNKNRLSDETLTNLVEHYSQHKLNLENVPDDQLGNAYEYLIKEFADDSGHTAAEFYTNRTVVKLMTMIMDPQPGESVYDPTCGSGGLLLNCALHLRDEGKEYRTLKLYGQEINLITSAIARMNMFMHGIEEFSIVRGDTLAQPAFLENDTLKTFNVILANPPYSIKAWDQKAFTNDPFGRNIWGTPPQGCADYAFQQHIQKSLDAKNGRSISLWPHGILFRDSEAEMRKKMIEEDLVECVIGLGPNLFYNSPMEACLLITKTNKSKEKQGKVLIINALKEVKQEKNIGFLEQKHIDRIFKAYKEFKNIDDFAKIVSIEDILENKGSLNIAQFLSNVDTSNPVLSVNDAISDWKKQSKTLEKSMNELFEILD